The proteins below come from a single Chitinophaga pinensis DSM 2588 genomic window:
- the secA gene encoding preprotein translocase subunit SecA — protein sequence MLGFLTKLFGGHKSERDIKAIEPIVRQINAEYEKLQSLPVDQLRNKTQDFRLRISTHLAKIDETIAEKKAEAENAHDVAQKDVIYQEIDKLKKERDTQLEGVLKEILPEAFAVVKDAARRLSQSPTITATATPLDRQLAVRKEYLTIEGDNVTWKNSWNAAGSLVTWNMVHYDVQLIGGIALHQGKISEMATGEGKTLVSTLPAYLNALAGEGVHVVTVNDYLARRDSEWNGPLFEFLGITVDCIDKHQPNTAERRNAYLADITYGTNNEFGFDYLRDNMVHSPDEMVQRKHHFAMVDEVDSVLIDDARTPLIISGPIPRGDEQEFHALKPRIQALVEAQRKATNQYLLEAKKLITEGKDDAKTGGMALMRAWRGLPKNSALIKYLSEPGIKVLLQKAENYYLADQQREMPKVDEELYFTIDEKNNSVDLTEKGISLITRTGEDPHFFILPDVGSEIAEIEKSGLTADEKLHQKDILLQDFAQKSERIHSIQQLLKAYTLFDKDVEYVVMDGKVKIVDEQTGRILDGRRYSDGLHQAIEAKENVKVEAATQTFATVTLQNYFRMYHKLAGMTGTATTEAGEFWEIYKLDVVTIPTNLPITRKDAEDLVYKTKRDKYRAVIDEVKQLQAAGRPVLVGTTSVEVSELLGKMLTFEKIPHNVLNAKQHAREAQIVAEAGLPGAVTIATNMAGRGTDIKLGPGVKEAGGLAIIGTERHESRRVDRQLRGRAGRQGDPGTSQFFVSLEDDLMRMFGSDRIAGLMDRMGYKEGEVIQHSMITKSIERAQRKVEENNFGIRKRLLEYDDVMNKQRTVIYAKRNHALFGERLSIDIDNSFYDVAENVVTTHKNSGDYEAFKLDAILNFGIDTDITQEELNRTDTTALSTRLYQQAKDNYERKTSELAQQTLPVIEQIHREQGHHIENISIPFTDGKKGMNILANLQKVVDTKGFETINALERSITLSLIDEAWKEHLRAMDDLKQSVQNAVFEQKDPLLIYKFEAFNLFKDLNAETNREIVSFLCRSGIPVQEDNRPQQQQQELPQQPASQPQIREGREEKTDMSRMRATHQEFDGGDAAVAEDYAAANAEQMKQEPVKAGPKVGRNDPCPCGSGKKYKQCHGKDF from the coding sequence ATGTTAGGTTTTTTAACTAAACTTTTTGGCGGGCACAAGTCGGAGAGAGATATCAAAGCTATCGAGCCTATTGTGAGGCAGATCAACGCGGAGTATGAAAAACTTCAATCCCTTCCTGTAGACCAGCTACGTAACAAAACGCAGGACTTCCGTTTGCGTATCAGCACTCATCTTGCCAAAATTGACGAGACCATTGCTGAAAAGAAAGCAGAAGCCGAAAATGCGCATGACGTAGCCCAGAAAGACGTTATTTATCAGGAAATCGATAAACTCAAGAAAGAACGTGATACACAGCTGGAAGGTGTACTCAAGGAAATCCTCCCTGAGGCATTTGCAGTTGTAAAAGATGCGGCCCGCCGTCTCTCACAATCACCCACCATTACTGCTACAGCGACTCCGCTGGACAGACAGCTGGCTGTCAGAAAAGAATACCTGACAATCGAAGGTGACAATGTGACGTGGAAAAACAGCTGGAACGCTGCCGGTAGTCTTGTAACCTGGAACATGGTGCACTATGATGTACAGCTGATTGGTGGTATCGCACTGCACCAGGGTAAAATTTCCGAAATGGCGACGGGTGAAGGTAAAACCCTTGTATCCACACTGCCAGCCTATCTGAACGCATTAGCCGGTGAAGGTGTACACGTGGTAACCGTGAACGACTACCTGGCTCGTCGTGACTCTGAGTGGAATGGTCCGTTGTTCGAGTTCCTCGGTATTACAGTAGATTGTATTGATAAACACCAGCCTAATACTGCTGAGCGTAGAAATGCCTACCTCGCAGATATTACTTATGGTACAAATAACGAGTTCGGCTTTGACTACCTGCGTGATAACATGGTGCATAGTCCGGACGAAATGGTACAACGCAAACACCACTTCGCAATGGTCGATGAGGTGGATAGCGTATTGATCGATGATGCACGTACGCCGCTGATCATCTCTGGTCCGATCCCTCGTGGTGACGAACAGGAGTTCCATGCACTGAAGCCTCGTATTCAGGCACTGGTAGAAGCACAGCGTAAAGCCACTAACCAGTACCTGCTGGAAGCGAAGAAACTGATCACTGAAGGTAAAGACGATGCGAAAACAGGTGGTATGGCGCTGATGCGTGCATGGCGTGGTTTACCAAAGAACAGCGCCCTGATCAAGTATCTGAGCGAACCAGGTATAAAAGTATTGCTGCAGAAAGCAGAGAACTATTACCTGGCAGATCAGCAGCGTGAAATGCCGAAAGTAGACGAAGAACTGTACTTCACTATTGACGAGAAAAACAACAGCGTTGACCTGACAGAAAAAGGTATTTCACTCATCACCCGCACAGGAGAAGATCCACACTTCTTCATCCTCCCGGATGTGGGTTCTGAAATAGCAGAGATCGAAAAGAGCGGTCTGACAGCAGATGAAAAACTGCACCAGAAAGATATCCTGCTCCAGGACTTTGCACAGAAATCTGAACGTATCCACTCCATTCAGCAGTTGCTGAAAGCATACACCCTCTTCGATAAAGATGTGGAGTATGTGGTAATGGATGGTAAAGTAAAAATCGTTGACGAACAGACAGGTCGTATCCTGGATGGCCGTCGTTATTCCGATGGTCTGCACCAGGCGATCGAGGCAAAGGAAAACGTGAAAGTAGAAGCTGCTACGCAGACATTCGCTACCGTTACCCTTCAGAACTACTTCCGTATGTATCACAAACTGGCTGGTATGACCGGTACAGCAACTACAGAAGCGGGTGAGTTCTGGGAAATCTACAAACTGGACGTGGTAACCATCCCGACCAACCTGCCTATCACCCGTAAAGATGCGGAAGATCTGGTTTACAAAACAAAACGTGATAAATACAGAGCGGTAATAGATGAAGTAAAGCAATTACAGGCTGCCGGTCGTCCGGTACTGGTAGGTACTACTTCCGTAGAAGTATCCGAATTGCTCGGCAAAATGCTGACCTTCGAAAAAATCCCTCACAATGTATTGAACGCTAAACAGCACGCCCGTGAAGCACAGATCGTTGCAGAAGCTGGTCTTCCAGGCGCTGTGACCATCGCTACCAACATGGCAGGTCGTGGTACGGATATCAAACTCGGACCTGGCGTAAAAGAAGCTGGTGGTCTGGCCATCATCGGTACTGAACGTCACGAAAGCCGTCGTGTTGACCGTCAGCTGCGTGGTCGTGCCGGTCGTCAGGGAGATCCGGGTACATCCCAGTTCTTCGTATCCCTGGAAGATGACCTGATGCGTATGTTCGGTTCTGACCGTATTGCTGGTCTGATGGACCGTATGGGCTACAAAGAAGGTGAAGTGATCCAGCACAGCATGATCACCAAATCCATCGAAAGAGCACAACGTAAAGTAGAAGAAAACAACTTCGGTATCCGTAAACGTCTCCTCGAATACGATGACGTAATGAACAAACAACGTACGGTGATCTACGCTAAACGTAATCACGCACTGTTTGGCGAACGTCTGTCCATCGATATCGACAACTCCTTCTACGATGTAGCAGAAAACGTCGTTACTACACATAAAAACAGCGGTGACTACGAAGCATTCAAACTGGATGCCATCCTGAACTTCGGTATCGATACCGATATCACCCAGGAAGAACTGAACCGTACAGATACCACCGCGCTCTCTACCCGTCTTTACCAGCAGGCAAAAGACAACTACGAGCGTAAGACTTCTGAACTGGCACAGCAGACACTGCCTGTTATCGAGCAGATCCACCGCGAACAGGGTCATCATATCGAAAACATTTCCATCCCGTTCACCGATGGTAAAAAAGGTATGAACATCCTTGCGAATCTGCAGAAAGTAGTTGACACCAAAGGTTTCGAAACCATCAACGCACTGGAACGCAGCATCACGCTGTCGCTGATCGATGAAGCATGGAAAGAACACCTGCGTGCAATGGATGATCTGAAACAATCCGTTCAGAACGCCGTGTTCGAACAGAAAGATCCATTGCTGATCTATAAATTCGAAGCATTCAATCTCTTCAAAGACCTGAATGCAGAAACGAACCGCGAGATCGTATCCTTCCTGTGCCGTTCAGGTATCCCTGTTCAGGAAGATAACCGTCCGCAGCAACAGCAGCAGGAACTTCCACAGCAACCAGCATCACAACCACAGATCCGTGAGGGTCGTGAAGAAAAAACTGATATGAGCCGTATGCGCGCTACACATCAGGAATTCGATGGCGGTGATGCCGCTGTAGCAGAAGATTATGCGGCGGCTAACGCGGAACAAATGAAACAGGAGCCTGTGAAAGCAGGTCCGAAAGTCGGCAGGAATGATCCTTGTCCTTGCGGAAGCGGTAAGAAGTACAAACAATGTCACGGAAAAGATTTTTAA
- the deoC gene encoding deoxyribose-phosphate aldolase, with the protein MKLNRYIDHTVLKPTTTLEDIKTLCMEAVEYDFAAVCIPPPFVKMAKTFVGNTTTKVATVTGFPFGYSAIEAKVAETILAIVDGADEIDMVASILAIKNKDWAYLEKEIATMMAVIRQHGKVIKVIIESGILLEEEIVQCCELYARYQVDFVKTSTGYAEKGATVAAVSLMRANLPANIQIKASGGIRTFDFAKELIDAGATRIGTSNGVALMKG; encoded by the coding sequence ATGAAACTCAACAGATACATCGACCATACCGTTCTCAAACCTACCACTACACTTGAAGATATCAAGACCCTCTGCATGGAAGCGGTAGAATACGATTTTGCTGCGGTATGCATACCTCCTCCTTTTGTTAAAATGGCAAAGACCTTTGTGGGTAATACAACAACAAAGGTGGCGACTGTAACGGGCTTTCCGTTTGGTTACTCAGCGATTGAAGCAAAAGTGGCTGAGACCATACTGGCGATTGTAGACGGCGCTGACGAGATTGATATGGTAGCCAGTATCCTGGCGATCAAAAATAAGGACTGGGCATACCTGGAAAAAGAGATCGCGACCATGATGGCGGTCATCCGTCAGCATGGTAAAGTCATTAAGGTGATCATTGAAAGTGGCATATTATTGGAAGAAGAGATTGTACAGTGCTGTGAACTGTACGCCAGATACCAGGTGGATTTTGTAAAGACCTCTACAGGGTATGCCGAAAAAGGGGCGACCGTTGCCGCAGTATCACTCATGAGGGCAAACCTGCCGGCAAATATTCAGATAAAAGCTTCCGGCGGTATTCGTACCTTTGATTTTGCAAAGGAGCTGATCGACGCAGGCGCCACCAGGATCGGGACGAGTAATGGCGTGGCCCTCATGAAGGGATAA
- a CDS encoding SPOR domain-containing protein gives MKHLILLFSGLLIGGLAMAQDAPIASSGGVKVVKDSRLDLLIRKQIYINTLAIRNQPGFRVQVISTNKRNEANDIKARAMQLYPDYRTYLDYQAPYFKVRVGDFKTREEATELREKMSASFPGGVFVVPAIINLSPEKEAGNEESY, from the coding sequence ATGAAACACTTAATATTATTATTCTCCGGACTGCTGATCGGAGGCCTGGCAATGGCACAGGACGCACCTATTGCCAGTAGCGGCGGCGTGAAAGTCGTAAAAGACAGCCGTCTGGACCTGCTGATCAGGAAACAGATCTACATCAACACCCTGGCTATCCGTAACCAACCGGGCTTCAGGGTACAGGTTATTTCTACCAACAAAAGAAATGAAGCCAATGATATAAAGGCACGTGCTATGCAGTTATATCCTGATTACCGTACTTATCTGGATTACCAGGCCCCTTACTTCAAGGTGCGCGTAGGTGACTTTAAAACCCGCGAAGAAGCCACGGAACTCAGAGAAAAAATGAGTGCCAGCTTTCCGGGAGGTGTATTTGTAGTACCTGCCATTATTAATCTGTCACCTGAGAAAGAAGCTGGTAATGAAGAATCGTATTAA
- a CDS encoding M20 family metallopeptidase: protein MKNRIKELAQQYAPEFVAIRRHIHAHPELSFQEYETSKFIQQKLDEFGVSYTAGIAGTGIIATIAGKNPSSKTIALRADIDALPITEANDVPYKSLNTGVMHACGHDVHTTCVLGATRILQELKDEFEGTVRVLFQPGEEKHPGGASLMIQDGALENPRPDAILGMHVQPSMEAGKLGFRAGQYMASADEIYITIKGKGGHAALPHLTVDTILVASHLVVSLQQVISRNNNPFSPSVLSICAFNGGYTTNVIPSEVKLMGTFRAMDETWRFKAHEIIKKQATELAHAMGAEIDIEILVGYPCLYNNEAVTGKARGLAEDYLGLSNVEDTEVRMGAEDFAFYSQIVPACFFRLGTGNISRGITSGVHTPTFDVDENAIEVGIGTMAWLATQF, encoded by the coding sequence ATGAAGAATCGTATTAAGGAACTGGCGCAGCAATACGCGCCGGAGTTCGTTGCTATCCGCCGTCACATTCACGCCCATCCTGAATTATCCTTCCAGGAATATGAAACATCAAAATTCATTCAGCAAAAACTGGACGAATTCGGCGTATCTTATACTGCTGGTATTGCCGGTACCGGCATTATCGCTACCATAGCAGGTAAAAATCCATCTTCCAAAACCATTGCTTTAAGAGCTGATATCGATGCACTCCCTATCACCGAAGCGAACGATGTACCTTATAAATCACTCAATACAGGCGTAATGCATGCCTGCGGACACGATGTACACACCACCTGTGTACTCGGCGCTACCCGCATCCTGCAGGAGCTGAAAGATGAATTTGAAGGCACCGTTAGAGTACTGTTCCAGCCAGGTGAAGAAAAACACCCGGGGGGCGCCAGTCTCATGATACAGGATGGAGCATTGGAAAATCCCCGTCCCGACGCGATACTGGGTATGCACGTGCAGCCGAGTATGGAAGCAGGTAAACTGGGCTTCCGCGCCGGACAGTACATGGCCAGCGCTGATGAGATCTATATTACGATCAAAGGAAAGGGCGGTCACGCAGCTTTGCCTCACCTGACTGTAGATACTATTCTCGTGGCATCTCACCTGGTGGTAAGTCTGCAACAGGTGATCAGCCGTAACAATAATCCGTTTTCACCGTCCGTACTTAGCATCTGTGCCTTCAACGGCGGTTATACAACAAACGTCATTCCCAGCGAAGTAAAACTCATGGGAACTTTCAGGGCAATGGATGAAACATGGCGCTTTAAAGCACATGAGATCATCAAAAAACAGGCAACCGAACTAGCCCATGCTATGGGAGCAGAGATCGATATTGAAATACTCGTAGGTTATCCCTGCCTGTACAATAACGAAGCCGTAACCGGCAAAGCACGCGGTCTGGCAGAAGATTATCTTGGTCTGTCTAATGTAGAAGATACAGAAGTACGTATGGGCGCTGAAGACTTTGCCTTCTACTCCCAGATCGTTCCGGCTTGTTTCTTCCGCTTAGGTACCGGTAATATCTCCCGTGGTATCACCTCCGGTGTACATACCCCGACCTTCGACGTAGATGAAAATGCGATCGAAGTGGGTATCGGGACGATGGCATGGCTGGCCACCCAATTCTGA
- a CDS encoding GntR family transcriptional regulator: protein MEFKDTQAIYLQIADYMCEQMLLDKWKPEDRIPSVRELAVQLEVNPNTVMRTCEYLQQYDIIYNKRGIGYFVAAGASRKIKQLKKEQFMANELPQFFRSIYLLDVELDELKTHYEKFKKSHFK from the coding sequence ATGGAATTCAAAGACACGCAGGCTATATATCTCCAGATCGCCGATTATATGTGCGAGCAGATGTTGCTTGACAAGTGGAAACCAGAGGACAGAATTCCTTCGGTGAGAGAACTGGCGGTACAGCTGGAAGTGAATCCCAATACGGTGATGCGCACTTGTGAATATCTACAGCAATACGATATCATCTATAATAAAAGAGGGATTGGTTACTTTGTCGCAGCTGGTGCATCCAGGAAGATCAAGCAATTGAAAAAGGAACAGTTCATGGCGAATGAGTTGCCACAGTTCTTCCGCAGTATATATCTGCTGGATGTAGAGCTGGATGAACTAAAGACGCATTACGAGAAGTTTAAAAAATCTCATTTCAAGTAA
- a CDS encoding ATP-binding cassette domain-containing protein, with translation MISIQNLSFSYRKNKPLFEHLNLQLEAGHIYGLLGKNGAGKSSLLKHIAGLLFPNAGHCKVLGFESRYRQPAFLQNIFMVPEEFYLPQVSIKSYVSTYAPFYPLFDKKAFYNYLEEFQIPMDQKLTEMSYGQKKKVLISFALASNTKALILDEPTNGLDIPSKSQFRKVIAAAVSDEKCIIISTHQVRDLDNLIDSIVIIDNHKIIFRQDVETVTDRLLFSTVTNIADTNKVLFSDSSIRGHAVIMQNEGAQHSKIDMELLFNAVLDKPERITQIFN, from the coding sequence ATGATATCCATCCAGAATCTATCATTCAGTTATCGAAAGAACAAGCCTTTGTTCGAGCACCTGAATCTGCAGCTGGAGGCTGGTCACATTTATGGTTTGCTGGGAAAGAATGGTGCGGGTAAGTCCAGTCTGCTGAAGCATATTGCAGGGTTGTTATTCCCTAATGCCGGTCACTGTAAGGTGCTGGGTTTTGAATCACGTTATCGTCAACCGGCGTTTTTGCAGAACATCTTTATGGTACCGGAAGAGTTCTATCTGCCACAGGTGAGTATCAAGAGTTACGTAAGTACCTATGCCCCTTTCTACCCCTTGTTTGATAAGAAGGCATTCTACAACTATCTGGAAGAGTTCCAGATCCCCATGGACCAGAAACTGACAGAAATGTCTTATGGTCAGAAAAAGAAAGTGCTGATCAGTTTTGCACTGGCCTCCAACACAAAAGCGTTGATCCTTGACGAGCCGACCAATGGTCTGGATATTCCTTCCAAGAGCCAGTTCCGTAAAGTGATTGCGGCGGCTGTCAGCGATGAAAAATGCATCATCATCTCTACACACCAGGTACGTGATCTGGATAACCTGATCGATAGTATTGTGATCATCGACAATCACAAGATCATCTTCAGACAGGACGTGGAAACAGTAACCGACAGACTGCTATTCAGTACGGTAACCAACATTGCGGATACGAATAAAGTACTGTTTTCAGACAGTTCTATCCGTGGTCATGCTGTTATCATGCAGAATGAAGGAGCGCAGCATAGCAAGATTGACATGGAACTGCTGTTCAATGCTGTATTGGATAAACCTGAGCGCATCACACAAATCTTTAACTAA